A DNA window from Labrus mixtus chromosome 4, fLabMix1.1, whole genome shotgun sequence contains the following coding sequences:
- the bbs10 gene encoding Bardet-Biedl syndrome 10 protein isoform X1: MLPVAQLPHLEHVLQTVSVLESVVLSSFGPEGGQVLFTRDTGQAMLSRSGTKILTALRLENPLARVIVASVLNHSTVTGDGSKTFILLLASLLRMIHATACKEPNVSHTYNPRKAAVASTARHLAKRLLEFALEDLDELIAMGVVPYGCCLPREDFTLKTHSPKSIPCVQKLLASFFHSRLGQTHCGFFSHLTCELLDNWKLRNDHPSVSLQFINDNLPTLHTPVSGFPSSCSRLIEGQVIHRDFATPCIQSDKPPVAAVILTGCLQPKLLRAGEVLELACGGQQMAENSRKERSIVQFSAWAEKSLECAIANLQSVGVSVILSAVKQSAAVLALAAQAEICIVECVSEDELSLFAHLSGAKPVADCWMIEPDNIATLTFCRPILLGAHRYVHVAFHDSDKRPVVKPCSLIICGAGEGQTDQYACALHDAIRMLLSTWEPVGVTASKRTLRCNKSKSSIAGKQIPNSTSSQRCLSMPGCVVPAGGIFEFLLHHALLQHGHSCSASDETDMDILAVSQLLANALLSVPRQIYSHSPRCFLQTQTRLLRLVQSHSQRSGFADKLGQDTVLKECEDTSECTLDEGIQSMHLYRDTDMPSKAFMFDSGVESVSCKYNLLLAVLQCLSRLLQVDAMLHIRTASQSQEHENNSCEGTKEEAEE; encoded by the exons ATGCTGCCCGTGGCTCAACTTCCCCACCTGGAACATGTTCTGCAGACCGTATCCGTGTTGGAGTCAGTTGTCCTCAGCAGTTTCGGACCTGAAGGAGGACAGGTGCTGTTTACCCGAGACACAGGACAGGCGATGTTGAGCCGCAGTGGGACGAAAATTCTTACAGCACTACGTCTGGAAAATCCACTGGCCAG GGTGATTGTGGCGTCCGTCTTAAATCACAGCACTGTAACAGGCGATGGATCGAAGACGTTTATCCTTCTCTTGGCGTCCTTACTAAGGATGATTCATGCAACAGCCTGCAAGGAGCCTAATGTGTCTCACACTTACAACCCCAGGAAAGCAGCAGTGGCTTCTACTGCCAGACACTTGGCTAAGAGACTGCTGGAATTTGCTTTGGAGGACCTCGATGAGCTCATTGCCATGGGAGTGGTCCCATATGGATGCTGTCTCCCCAGAGAggatttcactttaaaaacacattctccCAAAAGCATTCCCTGTGTTCAAAAGCTGCTGGCGTCTTTCTTTCATTCACGCTTGGGTCAAACACACTGTGGCTTTTTCAGCCACCTCACTTGTGAACTACTCGATAACTGGAAATTAAGAAACGATCATCCGTCCGTATCACTACAGTTCATAAATGACAACCTGCCCACGTTGCATACACCTGTATCAGGCTTCCCTAGTAGTTGTTCACGTTTGATCGAGGGGCAGGTCATTCACAGAGACTTTGCTACGCCGTGCATACAAAGTGACAAACCGCCAGTAGCAGCTGTCATTTTGACTGGTTGCCTGCAGCCTAAACTGCTCCGTGCAGGAGAGGTGTTGGAGCTGGCATGTGGCGGTCAACAGATGGCTGAGAATTCAAGGAAGGAGAGGAGTATTGTTCAGTTTAGTGCATGGGCAGAAAAGTCACTAGAGTGTGCTATTGCAAACCTGCAGAGTGTGGGCGTCTCTGTGATCCTCTCTGCTGTGAAACAGTCTGCTGCTGTCCTGGCCTTAGCTGCACAGGCAGAGATTTGCATTGTCGAGTGTGTCAGTGAAGATGAATTGTCTCTCTTTGCTCATCTAAGTGGAGCCAAACCTGTCGCAGACTGCTGGATGATTGAACCAGACAACATTGCTACACTGACCTTTTGCCGACCAATACTGCTAGGAGCTCACAG gTATGTTCATGTTGCTTTCCATGACTCGGACAAAAGGCCCGTTGTCAAACCCTGTAGTCTGATCATTTGTGGCGCAGGGGAAGGGCAAACGGACCAATATGCATGTGCATTACACGATGCCATCCGCATGCTACTTTCAACTTGGGAGCCCGTGGGTGTGACGGCATCAAAGAGGACCTTGCGGTGTAACAAAAGCAAATCTTCAATTGCAGGGAAACAGATCCCAAATTCAACTTCCTCCCAGCGTTGTTTGTCGATGCCAGGCTGTGTTGTACCTGCAGGTGGGATATTTGAATTTCTCTTACACCATGCCCTCCTCCAACATGGCCACAGTTGCTCGGCTTCTGATGAAACAGATATGGATATCCTTGCTGTTTCGCAGCTGCTGGCAAACGCTCTACTGAGTGTGCCAAGGCAGATATACTCCCACAGTCCACGATGTTTCCTGCAGACTCAAACCAGGCTCCTGCGTTTAGTTCAAAGTCATTCCCAACGTTCTGGTTTTGCAGACAAACTAGGACAGGATACAGTTCTTAAAGAGTGTGAGGATACAAGTGAATGCACTCTAGATGAGGGTATACAGAGCATGCATTTATATAGAGATACTGACATGCCATCAAAGGCGTTTATGTTTGACTCAGGCGTCGAGTCTGTCAGCTGTAAATACAATCTGCTTCTAGCCGTGCTGCAGTGTCTCTCACGTCTTCTCCAGGTGGACGCTATGCTGCACATACGCACCGCCTCACAGTCACAAGAACATGAAAATAACTCCTGTGAGGGTACaaaggaggaggctgaggaaTGA
- the bbs10 gene encoding Bardet-Biedl syndrome 10 protein isoform X2, giving the protein MLPVAQLPHLEHVLQTVSVLESVVLSSFGPEGGQVLFTRDTGQAMLSRSGTKILTALRLENPLARVIVASVLNHSTVTGDGSKTFILLLASLLRMIHATACKEPNVSHTYNPRKAAVASTARHLAKRLLEFALEDLDELIAMGVVPYGCCLPREDFTLKTHSPKSIPCVQKLLASFFHSRLGQTHCGFFSHLTCELLDNWKLRNDHPSVSLQFINDNLPTLHTPVSGFPSSCSRLIEGQVIHRDFATPCIQSDKPPVAAVILTGCLQPKLLRAGEVLELACGGQQMAENSRKERSIVQFSAWAEKSLECAIANLQSVGVSVILSAVKQSAAVLALAAQAEICIVECVSEDELSLFAHLSGAKPVADCWMIEPDNIATLTFCRPILLGAHRYVHVAFHDSDKRPVVKPCSLIICGAGEGQTDQYACALHDAIRMLLSTWEPVGVTASKRTLRCNKSKSSIAGKQIPNSTSSQRCLSMPGCVVPAGGRYAAHTHRLTVTRT; this is encoded by the exons ATGCTGCCCGTGGCTCAACTTCCCCACCTGGAACATGTTCTGCAGACCGTATCCGTGTTGGAGTCAGTTGTCCTCAGCAGTTTCGGACCTGAAGGAGGACAGGTGCTGTTTACCCGAGACACAGGACAGGCGATGTTGAGCCGCAGTGGGACGAAAATTCTTACAGCACTACGTCTGGAAAATCCACTGGCCAG GGTGATTGTGGCGTCCGTCTTAAATCACAGCACTGTAACAGGCGATGGATCGAAGACGTTTATCCTTCTCTTGGCGTCCTTACTAAGGATGATTCATGCAACAGCCTGCAAGGAGCCTAATGTGTCTCACACTTACAACCCCAGGAAAGCAGCAGTGGCTTCTACTGCCAGACACTTGGCTAAGAGACTGCTGGAATTTGCTTTGGAGGACCTCGATGAGCTCATTGCCATGGGAGTGGTCCCATATGGATGCTGTCTCCCCAGAGAggatttcactttaaaaacacattctccCAAAAGCATTCCCTGTGTTCAAAAGCTGCTGGCGTCTTTCTTTCATTCACGCTTGGGTCAAACACACTGTGGCTTTTTCAGCCACCTCACTTGTGAACTACTCGATAACTGGAAATTAAGAAACGATCATCCGTCCGTATCACTACAGTTCATAAATGACAACCTGCCCACGTTGCATACACCTGTATCAGGCTTCCCTAGTAGTTGTTCACGTTTGATCGAGGGGCAGGTCATTCACAGAGACTTTGCTACGCCGTGCATACAAAGTGACAAACCGCCAGTAGCAGCTGTCATTTTGACTGGTTGCCTGCAGCCTAAACTGCTCCGTGCAGGAGAGGTGTTGGAGCTGGCATGTGGCGGTCAACAGATGGCTGAGAATTCAAGGAAGGAGAGGAGTATTGTTCAGTTTAGTGCATGGGCAGAAAAGTCACTAGAGTGTGCTATTGCAAACCTGCAGAGTGTGGGCGTCTCTGTGATCCTCTCTGCTGTGAAACAGTCTGCTGCTGTCCTGGCCTTAGCTGCACAGGCAGAGATTTGCATTGTCGAGTGTGTCAGTGAAGATGAATTGTCTCTCTTTGCTCATCTAAGTGGAGCCAAACCTGTCGCAGACTGCTGGATGATTGAACCAGACAACATTGCTACACTGACCTTTTGCCGACCAATACTGCTAGGAGCTCACAG gTATGTTCATGTTGCTTTCCATGACTCGGACAAAAGGCCCGTTGTCAAACCCTGTAGTCTGATCATTTGTGGCGCAGGGGAAGGGCAAACGGACCAATATGCATGTGCATTACACGATGCCATCCGCATGCTACTTTCAACTTGGGAGCCCGTGGGTGTGACGGCATCAAAGAGGACCTTGCGGTGTAACAAAAGCAAATCTTCAATTGCAGGGAAACAGATCCCAAATTCAACTTCCTCCCAGCGTTGTTTGTCGATGCCAGGCTGTGTTGTACCTGCAG GTGGACGCTATGCTGCACATACGCACCGCCTCACAGTCACAAGAACATGA